In the genome of Curtobacterium sp. MCLR17_036, the window CTCCAGTAGCGTCGACACCATGGAATTCAGGTACCTGGGCAACTCCGGACTCAAGATCTCCGAGATCACCTACGGCAACTGGCTGACGCACGGCTCGCAGGTCGAGAACGACGTCGCCACCCAGTGCGTGCGGGCAGCGCTCGACGCCGGGATCACCACGTTCGACACCGCGGACACGTACGCCAACACCGCCGCCGAGACCGTCCTCGGCGAGGCGCTCAAGGGCGAGCGGCGCCAGTCCCTCGAGGTCTTCACGAAGGTCTACTGGCCGACCGGCCCGAAGGGGCACAACGACGTCGGCCTCAGCCGCAAGCACATCATGGAGTCGATCGACGGCTCGCTCGAGCGACTGCAGACCGACTACGTCGACCTCTACCAGGCGCACCGCTACGACCACGAGACCCCCCTCGAGGAGACCATGCAGGCCTTCGCCGACGTGGTCCGTCAGGGCAAGGCGCTGTACATCGGCGTCAGTGAGTGGAACGCCGAGCAGATTCGCGCCGGCGCGGCACTGGCGAAGGAGCTCGGCTTCCAGCTCATCTCGAACCAGCCGCAGTACTCGATGCTGTGGCGGGGCATCGAGGGCGAGGTCGTCCCCGCCTCGAAGCAGCTGGGCCTGAGCCAGATCGTCTGGTCGCCCATCGCGCAGGGCGTGCTCACCGGCAAGTACAAGCCGGGTCAGCCCCTGCCCGAGGGTTCGCGAGCCACCGACGAGAAGGGCGGCGCGGACATGATCAAGCGGTTCATGCGCGACGAGGTCCTCGAGGGTGTGCAGCGCCTCCAGCCCGTGGCCGACCAGGCGGGTCTGACGCTCGCGCAGCTCGCGATCGCGTGGACGCTCCAGAACGAGAACGTCGCGAGTGCGATCGTCGGGGCCTCCCGTCCGGAGCAGGTCACCGACAACGTGAAGGCAGCGGGCGTCACGCTCGACGCGGACGCGCTGCGCGCGATCGACGAGGCGCTCGGCGACATCCCGGAGCGTGACGCGTCGAGGACGGTCAGCCCCGTGTCGCGCCCCGCGTAGACGCAACCGCAAGACGGACGGGAGGCCCGTGGCGACGTCGCCACGGGCCTCCCGTCCGATCCGGAGACGAACTGGACCCGATCCGAAGACGAACTGGACCCGATACCGCCGGAACTGGGCCCGATCGTCCGATCGGGGGCCGACTCGACGTTTCCGGCGGGTGAACGGCATGTGTCGCCAATCTGGCAGACGCCTCCGTAAGCGTGTACCCCACCCAAACCCCATCGAGGAGTCCCCCGAATCGGGGGCATGACCCGATTGGATACCCCCGTTCTGGTGTCGCCCGACACCGGGTCGGTGACGGCCGTGCGACCCGGCACGGTCGCGCGCCTGCTCGCCACCGCGAGGCAACTCGCGTCCTTCGGCACCATCGGTGCCGTCTGCTTCGTGATCGACCTCGGCGTCTACAACCTGCTGCGCGCCACGGTCATGCCTGACGGCCCCATCGCCGCGAAGATCGTGTCCGCCGTCGTGTCGACCGCCGTGGCCTGGCTCGGCAACCGGTTCATCACGTTCCGCGCCGAGCGCCAGACCGGCCGACGCGAGACCGTGCGCGAGGGTCTGCTCTTCGCTGCGACGAACCTCGTCGGCCTCGGCATCGCTGCGGCGTGCCTCTTCGTCTCGCACTACGTCCTCGGGTTCACCTCCACCCTCGCCGACAACGTCGCCGGCAACGGCGTGGGGCTCGTGCTCGGCACCGTGTTCCGGTTCGCCGCGTACAAGGCCCTCGTCTTCCGTTCCACCGACGCTCACGCGAAGGAGCTCGCCGAATGACCATCTCCGCCACGCTGCTGACGGCCGCAGGGCCGCTGCTCCAGCCCGACGACGGGTCCGGGACGACGGGGAACGTCCCGAACCGTGGGACCACCGACGTGCCGACGGGAGGCTCGGGTCAGGTCTCGCAGACCGCCTGGTCGGTCGGCGAGTGGGTCGGCTACTCCACCCTGGTCGCCGTGTCCGTGCTGCTCACGATCATCGCGTTGACGACGCTCTGGTGGATGCTCCACGCCTGGCGCTCGCGCGACGCGCTCAAGTCGACGAGCTTCAGCCAGACGCCGCGTCCGGCTGCGCACCGGTTCACCCTGCTGGTGCCGGGCCGCCACGAGCAGGACGTCATGGGCCAGACCCTCGACATGCTCGCGACGCAGGACCACCCCGACTTCGAGATCATCGCGATCGTCGGCGAGGACGACCCCGAGACGGACGCGGTCGTGCGTGCGGCCGCGGCCCGGCACCCCTCGCTGATCAAGGTCGTCGTCGACGACACCGCGCCGAAGAACAAGCCCAAGGCGATGAACCTCGCGCTCGAGCACGCGACGGGCGACATCGTCGGCGTGTTCGACGCCGAGGACGAGGTGTACCCGCACCTGCTGACCCTCGTCGACTCGCGGTTCCAGGAGACCGACGCCGACGTGGTGCAGGGCGGCGTGCAGCTCATGAACTTCCGGTCGAGCTGGTGGTCGCTCCGGAACGTGCTCGAGTACTACTTCTGGTTCCGTTCGCGCCTGCACTTCCACGCCGGTTCGAAGTTCATCCCGCTCGGCGGCAACACGGTCTTCGTGACCCGTGAGCGGCTGGAGTGGTCGAACGGCTGGGACGCACACTGCCTCGCCGAGGACTGCGAGCTCGGCGTCCGGCTCTCGGCCGACGGCGCGAAGGTCGTCGTCGCCTACAGCCCCGAGGCCGTCACCCGCGAGGAGACCCCGCCGACCTTCGCCTCGCTGCTGAAGCAGCGGACGCGGTGGAACCAGGGCTTCCTGCAGGTCCTCGGCAAGGGGGAGTGGAAGAAGCTGCCGTCGTTCCGCCAGCGCTTCTTCGCCCGTTACATGCTCACGATGCCGTTCATCCAGGCGGCCACCGGGCTGCTCATCCCGCTGAGCGTCCTCATGATCCTGTTCGTGAAGGTGCCGACGGCGATCGCCCTCGTGTCCTTCATCCCGGTCGCGCCGACGCTCATGCTGCTCGCGGTCGAGGTCGTCGGACTCAACGAGTTCGGCCGCCTCTACAAGGAGAAGGTGCGCATCCGCGACTACGTGAAGCTCGTGCTCGGCCTCGTGCCGTACCAGGTCTTCCTCGCCGCAGCGGCCGTCCGGGCCGTCGTCCGCCACGTGAAGGGCCAGAACGGCTGGGAGAAGACCGAGCACACCGGTCAGCACCGGACCGCCGCACAGACGGACGAGGTCGTCGGGTTCGCCTCGTCGCTCACCGGTGCCGCCGCTGCGGTCCCGGACCGTGAACTCGCCGGCACGACCGCCGGAGCCGGCTCGACCACCGGAGGCGCCCGATGACCGCCAGCATCACCAACACCACGGGCATCCCGATCCGGGGCGCCGCGGCGTCCTCGGGCGCTGGTGCCTGGTTCCGCCGGCACGCCGCCAGCCTGGCCTGGCTGCTGCCCGTCGTCGCCGTCACCGTCATGGTGCAGCTCTGGAACATGTCCGGCACCCCGCAGCGGATCGACGACGAGGGCACGTACACCGCCCAGGCCTGGTCGATCCTGCACCTCGGCGAGATCACGCACTACACGTACTGGTACGACCACCCGCCGCTCGGCTGGGTGCAGATCGCCGGTTACACCGGACTGACCGGGGCGTTCGGACGCTACGAGTTCGCCGTCGAGGCCGCTCGTGAGGCGATGGTCTTCTTCTCCGCCGTCTCGAGCATCCTGTTGTTCGTCCTGGCCCGCCGCCTCGGTGCCGGGCGGATCACCGCCGCCGCCGCGAGCCTCGTGTTCGCCGTGTCGCCGCTCGCCCTGCAGTACCACCGCACGGTCTACATCGACAACGTGGCGACGCCGTGGCTGCTCGCCGCGTTCGTGCTCGTGCTCAGCCGCCGTCAGCAGCTCGCCGGGTTCGCCGCGGCTGCCGCCTGCCTCGGCGTGGCGGTGCTCTCCAAGGAGACGTACCTGCTCGCGCTGCCGTTCCTCATCTGGCTCGCGGTCCGCCGAGCGGACAAGAGCACGCGCCGCTACACCCTGAGCGTCGCCGGCGCGGTGCTCGTCGTCATCGGCGGCGGGTACCTGCTGCTCGCCGCGGTGAAGGGCGAGCTGCTGCCGGGCAGCGGGCGGGTCAGCCTGTGGGAGGGCGTCACCTACCAGCTCGGGTCCCGTGCAGCGTCCGGTTCGGTCTTCGACGGGGGCAGCCTGGCGAACGACGCCGCGGCGCAGTGGTGGGCGCTCGACCCGGTGTTCATCGTGCTCGGGTCCACCGCAGCCGTCGTCGGACTGTTCCTGCGCCGCGTGCGCCCGATCGCCGCGATGCTCGTGTTCCTGCTCGCGTTCATGTTCCGCCCGAACGGCTACCTGCCGGTGCCGTACGTGATCATGCTCATCCCCTTCGCCGCACTCCTCGTGGCGTACACGGCCGAGCGGGCCCTGCTGTCGGTCACCGGACGCGTCCGCACCCGCACGCGTCTGAGCGGCGCCGCCCGACGGGGCCTCGGCGTCACCTGGGCCGTGGTCTCTGCGGCTGCGCTCGTCGTCGCCGTCCCGCTCTGGGGGACGCAGCTGCGCGGCTTCCTGTTCGGGAACCTCGACCTGCCGATGCAGCAGGCCGAGCAGTGGGTCGGCGACAACGTCTCGAAGTCCTCGCGGCTGCTCGTCGACGACGCGATGTGGGTCGACCTGGTCGACGACGGCTTCGCCCGGAACAACGTCGTCTGGTACTACAAGCTCGACACCGACGGAGCCGTGGAGCGCCAGTCGCCGAACGGGTGGAAGGACTCGGACTACGTCATCACGACGGACTCCATGCGGACCGGCGGCAACTCGTCCGCCGACGTCAGCCAGGCGATCCGCAACTCCACCGCCGTCGCGTCCTTCGGCACCGGCGACCAGCAGGTCGAGGTCCGCCGCATCCACTCCGAGGGCCTGACCGCCGCCGAGACCGCCATCACCCGCGCGACCGACGTGCGCAAGACGATGGGCACGGAGCTGGCGTCCAACCCGGCGCTGCGTGCGGACGACGGCACGAAGTCGCAGTTCCGCGCCGGCCAGGTCGACTCCCGCGCCATGATCGCCCTCGGCCAGGTGCTCGCCGACCAGGACGTGCGGGTCAGCCGCTTCACGCCGCGCACCGGCGAGGACGGCCAGCCCTTCCGCACCGTCGTGCTGCACACGAGCGACGCCGCGGGTGCCGAGCGGGTGGCGGCGACCTTCCAGGCGCTGTCGTCCTCGTTCCGGCCGAGCTCGGTCGAGCGGGACGGGGAGCGCGTCACCGTGACGTACGCCCCGTCCGACCCGACCACGACGCCCACGAGCGCCTCGTGACCCGGGCGACGGACGGGATACGCCAGGCGCGCGAGGTGGCCGCGGCGTCCGTGCCCGCCGGGGAGCTCGCGGCCCTCGGCGGCGGTCCGGTCGGTCCGGCCTCCGTCGTCGTCGTTGCCGCCGCCGCCCTCACCGACGAGCGGGCGAAATGCCCGGGTCCGGTCCAGGACGACCGTGGTCTTCCGCCCGCTCGCCGAGGGGGACCGGCGGCAGGGGTGGGTGCGGCCGAGTCCGTCGTCGGCGAGCGGGCGAAATGCCCGGGTCCCGTCCAGGACGACCGTGGTCTTCCGCCCGCTCGCCGAGGTGAACCGGCGGCAGGGGTGGGTGCGGCCGAGTCCGTCGTCGGCGAGCGGGCGGAATACCCGGGTCCCGTCGGGAACGACCGTGGTCTTCCGCCCGCTCGCCGAACCCGGACGGCCGCCGGCCCGAGCAGGAGCACCCCGACCCCGGCCAGCACCCCGAGCAGGACCAGCACCCCGACCCCGACCCCGGCCAGCACCCCGAGCAGGACCAGCACCCCGAGCCCGACCCCGACCAGCACCCTGCACCCGAGCAGCACCCCGACCCCGAGCAGCACCCCGACCCGAAGGAGCACGACCATGCACGCATCCGCCGCCACGTCATCCACGGCGTCCACGTCATCCGCCTCCGCCCACGGACGTCGCACCCGTCGACGTCGCACCCTCGTCGTCGGCGGCCTCGCCGCCACCCTCGTGGCCGCGACCGTCGGCCTCGCCGCGCCGCAGACCGCATCCGCCGCCACCGCCGAGCAGGGGTGGCTCCGCGTCGGGCACCTCTCGCCCGACACGAAGGGGGTCGACGTCGAGCTCTCGAGCCTGTCCGGCGGCAAGACCGTCTTCGAGCTCGACGACGTCACGTACGGCCAGGTCAGCGGCTACGAGAAGCTGCCGGTCGGCACCTACGTGCTCTCGATGCGCGCCGCGGACGCCCCCGACTCCACGCCGGTGATCTCCACCGACGTCTCGGTCCAGCAGGGCGACGCGAGCACCGTCGTCGCGTACGGCACGAACGACGACCTCAAGACGACGGCCTTCACCGACGACCTGCAGCAGCCCGGCGACGGCAAGGCGAAGCTCCGGCTCGTCCAGGCCGCCACCACCGCGAAGGAGGTCGACGTCAGCACCTCCGAGGGCACCGCCATCGCCGAGGACGCCGCGTTCGGCAGCGCCACGAAGTACGCCACGGTCGACGCGGGCAAGTGGACGCTCGACGTCTCGGGCAGCGGGCAGCGTGGTACTGCGAAGGTCGACCTCGCGGGCAACACCGTCTCGACCCTGTTCGTCCTCGACGACAGCAAGGGCGACCTCACGGTGGTCCCGGTGACGGACGCCGCGGCGACCGCCGCGACCCCCGCCGGCGGCGTGCAGACCGGCGGTGGCGGCGCAGCCGCCGACCGTCCGGTCACCGAGGCGGTCCACACCGCCATCGCGACGCTCCGTTCGCTGTTCCGCTGAGCGCGCGGACGGGAGGCCCGTGGTGCGCGGGCAGATCGCCTGACGCACCCCGGGCCTCCCGTCCGGCACCGCCGGCGCGGCCGACACGGCCGCTGCAGCGCACGACGCAACCATCCACGGAAAGGCAGGCCCGCATGACCCGCAGGACCTGGGTACCCCTCACCGCCGCCGCGGCGATCGTCGTCGCCGTCGGGATCGCCCTGGTGGCGGTCCGACCCTGGGGCACGGGGACGACCGCGGAGGGTGGCCCCGCCGCCACACCGACCTCCACCAGCGCGCCCGACACCGCGCGGACGCCCGGGGCGTTGCGCTCCGAGTTCCTCGACCGCTACGTGCAGGACGGTCGCGTCGTCCGCACCGACCAGGGCGGCGACACCGTCAGCGAGGGGCAGGCCTACGGGCTGCTCATCGCCTTCGCGAACGACGACCGCGAGCGGTTCGACGCGATCTGGGACTGGACGGCGACGCACCTGGTCACCGACGACGACCTGCTCGCCTGGCGCTGGACGCCCGACGAGGGCATCGCCGACGGCCAGTCCGCGAGCGACGCCGACCTCGACGCGGCCCGGGCCCTCGTGCTCGCCGGCTCCGCCTGGGGCGAGGATCGGTACACCGCCGCCGGCAAGCGCATCGCGGCCGCGATCCTCGAGCACGAGACCGCGGAGACCGAGCTCGGCACGATCCTGCTGCCCGGGCCGTGGGCGGACACCGGGTCGGCGGCCGGCGCCGGACCCTACCGGTACAACGCGTCGTACGCGTCGCCCGCCGCGTTCACCGTGCTGGCGGACGCGACCGGCGACGACCGGTGGAACGCGCTCGACCGGGGTTCCCGGGCGGTCACGACGGCCGTGCTCGACGGCGCACGGCTGCCGAGCGACTGGTCGCAGGTGCACCGCGACGGGAAGGTCGACCCGATGCCCGCCACGGGCGGGGACGGCCAGGTCGTGTACGGGTACGACGCCATGCGGATGCCGCTGCGGTACGCGGAGTCCTGCACGGCCGAGGACCGGGCGCTCGCCGGGGCACTCGCCCCGACCCTCGGGCGGTCGACGCAGCTCGCGTCGCAGCTCGACCTGGGCGGCACCGCGGTGACCGGGGACACCAACGCGCTGGCCTTCGTCGCGCGGGCCGCCGCCGAGCAGGCCGCCGGGTCGGACGAGGCGGCGCGTGCCGACCTCGGCCGCGCGGACCGGACGGCGGCGACCACGCCGACCTACTTCGGTGACGCGTGGGCGGCGCTCGGCGCGACGATGCTCACCTCGACGGTGCTCGGGGGGTGCGCCTCGTGAGCGGCGAGGACCTGCGCCCGGACAGCAGCGCCGGCGACGGTGCCGGGGGTGTCGGCGGTGCCGGTGCCGGTGCCAGTGCCGGTGCTGGTGCTGGTTCGGCCGGTGGTGCTGGTGCTGGTGCCGGTGCCGGTGCTGGGGCCGTCGCCGGGGACGGTGGGCGTCGGGGCCGGCGCTCGTCGGGCCGGTCGACGACCGGGCGGCGCCGGGGGCTCGTCGTCGGTGGGGTCGTGGCCGCGGTCCTGGTCGCCGGCGGCGTCACGGGTGTGGCGGTCGCCGGAGGGGCGGGCGGGACCGAGGGGGGTCCGGCCGCCGGCTCGTCGACTCCTCCCTCGTCCTCGTCCTCGCCCCGGTCGTCGTCGTCGTCCGATGCCTCCCGTGCGGACGGGTTCCAGGACCCGGCCGCCCCGCGGGCGCGTTCGACCGCCACCCCGGTGCGCGTGTCGATCCCGGCCATCGGCGTCGAGTCCTCGCTCGAGGACCTGCACCGCGGCGCCGGCGGCGAACTCGAACCGCCCGTCGACTGGGACAGCGCCGGGTGGTTCAGCGACGGCATCGTCCCCGGTGCGGTCGGCCCGTCGGTGATCGCCGGCCACGTCGACAGCCCCACCAGCGCCGCCGTCTTCTTCCGGCTCGACGAGCTGGTCGCCGGCGACGAGGTCCACGTCCGCATGTCGGACGGCAGCACCCGCACCTTCACCGTCGACCGGTCGGAGCGCGCCGCGAAGGCGGCGTTCCCGACGAGCGACGTCTACGGCACCACCCCGACACCGCAACTCCGGCTGATCACCTGCGACGGCACGTTCGACACCGCCACGGGGCACTACACGGACAATCTGATCGTGTTCGCAGACCTCTCGTCGGACTGACCAACGAGCAACCGATACATTCGATGTGGAGCACGAGGAGCACCATGAGCGAGACCCTGGTCATCATCCCGACCTACGACGAGGCAGAGAACGTCCGTCCCATCGTCGAGCGCACGCTCGCCGCGACCGACGACAGCGTGCACGTGCTCGTCGTCGACGACAACTCGCCCGACGGCACCGGAGCGATCGCCGACGCCATCGCCCGCGAGACCGACCGGGTCCACGTCATGCACCGCACCGTCAAGGACGGCCTCGGCGGCGCGTACCTGTCCGGCTTCGCCTGGGGCCTCGAGCACGGCTACGCCAAGCTCGTCGAGATGGACGCCGACGGCTCCCACCACCCCGAGTACCTGCCGTGGATGCTCGAGCTCGCCGACACGAACGACCTCGTGCTCGGGTCCCGCTGGATCAAGGGCGGCGAGGTCGAGAACTGGCCCTGGTACCGCGAGCTGCTCTCACGCGGCGGCAACCTGTACACCCGCCTGGCCCTCGGCATCGCCGTGCGGGACGCGACCGGCGGGTTCCGCGTCTTCACCTCGCGGGCGTTCGAGCGCATCGACCTGGCGGGCGTCGCCTCGAAGGGCTACTGCTTCCAGGTCGACCTCTGCTGGCGCGCCCTCGAGGCCGGGCTGCGGGTCGTCGAGACCCCGATCACCTTCACCGAGCGGGAGTTCGGCGTCTCGAAGATGAGCGGCAACATCGTGCGCGAGAGCCTGGCCCTCGTGACGAAGTGGGGCATCGACCGCCGTCTCCGCGAGGCCCGCTCCCTGGTCAAGGACCACCGGAAGCTGCCGTCGGTGCGGGCGAACGCGCACGCCGTGGCGGACCACACCGCCTGACCGTCCCGAGCCTCGCCCGGGGTCGGTGTCGGTGTCGGTGTCGGTGTCGAGCTGCGGCCGAGCACCCCGCCGGAGCGACACCGTGCCGCGGGTGTTCGGCAGCAGTATGACGCCTTCGCGGGGCACCCGCCGGCCTTCGCCGGACAGTCCGTTCCCGGACCGAGAGTCCCCACGACGACGGCCCCGCGACGACGACGGCCCCGCGACGACGACGGCCCCGCGACGACGACGGCCCCGCGACGACGACGGCCCCGCGACGACGACGGCCCCGCGACGACGACGGCCCCGCGACGACGACAGCCCGCGTCGACGACGATCCCCGCGTCGACGATGGCGCCCGCAACGACGACAGCCTCCCGCTCGCGCAGGAGGCTGTCGTCGTCTGACGCAGGGGAGGGCCGCTAGCGCAGCACCACCACGCCGCGTCCACGGAACCGCACGCTGCCGGCTTCGACGTCGGCCGCGCCGAAGCGGTAGAGCTCCTCACCGG includes:
- a CDS encoding glycosyltransferase, coding for MTISATLLTAAGPLLQPDDGSGTTGNVPNRGTTDVPTGGSGQVSQTAWSVGEWVGYSTLVAVSVLLTIIALTTLWWMLHAWRSRDALKSTSFSQTPRPAAHRFTLLVPGRHEQDVMGQTLDMLATQDHPDFEIIAIVGEDDPETDAVVRAAAARHPSLIKVVVDDTAPKNKPKAMNLALEHATGDIVGVFDAEDEVYPHLLTLVDSRFQETDADVVQGGVQLMNFRSSWWSLRNVLEYYFWFRSRLHFHAGSKFIPLGGNTVFVTRERLEWSNGWDAHCLAEDCELGVRLSADGAKVVVAYSPEAVTREETPPTFASLLKQRTRWNQGFLQVLGKGEWKKLPSFRQRFFARYMLTMPFIQAATGLLIPLSVLMILFVKVPTAIALVSFIPVAPTLMLLAVEVVGLNEFGRLYKEKVRIRDYVKLVLGLVPYQVFLAAAAVRAVVRHVKGQNGWEKTEHTGQHRTAAQTDEVVGFASSLTGAAAAVPDRELAGTTAGAGSTTGGAR
- a CDS encoding aldo/keto reductase family protein, which produces MEFRYLGNSGLKISEITYGNWLTHGSQVENDVATQCVRAALDAGITTFDTADTYANTAAETVLGEALKGERRQSLEVFTKVYWPTGPKGHNDVGLSRKHIMESIDGSLERLQTDYVDLYQAHRYDHETPLEETMQAFADVVRQGKALYIGVSEWNAEQIRAGAALAKELGFQLISNQPQYSMLWRGIEGEVVPASKQLGLSQIVWSPIAQGVLTGKYKPGQPLPEGSRATDEKGGADMIKRFMRDEVLEGVQRLQPVADQAGLTLAQLAIAWTLQNENVASAIVGASRPEQVTDNVKAAGVTLDADALRAIDEALGDIPERDASRTVSPVSRPA
- a CDS encoding glycosyl hydrolase family 8; translated protein: MTRRTWVPLTAAAAIVVAVGIALVAVRPWGTGTTAEGGPAATPTSTSAPDTARTPGALRSEFLDRYVQDGRVVRTDQGGDTVSEGQAYGLLIAFANDDRERFDAIWDWTATHLVTDDDLLAWRWTPDEGIADGQSASDADLDAARALVLAGSAWGEDRYTAAGKRIAAAILEHETAETELGTILLPGPWADTGSAAGAGPYRYNASYASPAAFTVLADATGDDRWNALDRGSRAVTTAVLDGARLPSDWSQVHRDGKVDPMPATGGDGQVVYGYDAMRMPLRYAESCTAEDRALAGALAPTLGRSTQLASQLDLGGTAVTGDTNALAFVARAAAEQAAGSDEAARADLGRADRTAATTPTYFGDAWAALGATMLTSTVLGGCAS
- a CDS encoding polyprenol monophosphomannose synthase, with the protein product MSETLVIIPTYDEAENVRPIVERTLAATDDSVHVLVVDDNSPDGTGAIADAIARETDRVHVMHRTVKDGLGGAYLSGFAWGLEHGYAKLVEMDADGSHHPEYLPWMLELADTNDLVLGSRWIKGGEVENWPWYRELLSRGGNLYTRLALGIAVRDATGGFRVFTSRAFERIDLAGVASKGYCFQVDLCWRALEAGLRVVETPITFTEREFGVSKMSGNIVRESLALVTKWGIDRRLREARSLVKDHRKLPSVRANAHAVADHTA
- a CDS encoding class F sortase, whose protein sequence is MSIPAIGVESSLEDLHRGAGGELEPPVDWDSAGWFSDGIVPGAVGPSVIAGHVDSPTSAAVFFRLDELVAGDEVHVRMSDGSTRTFTVDRSERAAKAAFPTSDVYGTTPTPQLRLITCDGTFDTATGHYTDNLIVFADLSSD
- a CDS encoding GtrA family protein: MTRLDTPVLVSPDTGSVTAVRPGTVARLLATARQLASFGTIGAVCFVIDLGVYNLLRATVMPDGPIAAKIVSAVVSTAVAWLGNRFITFRAERQTGRRETVREGLLFAATNLVGLGIAAACLFVSHYVLGFTSTLADNVAGNGVGLVLGTVFRFAAYKALVFRSTDAHAKELAE
- a CDS encoding phospholipid carrier-dependent glycosyltransferase — encoded protein: MTASITNTTGIPIRGAAASSGAGAWFRRHAASLAWLLPVVAVTVMVQLWNMSGTPQRIDDEGTYTAQAWSILHLGEITHYTYWYDHPPLGWVQIAGYTGLTGAFGRYEFAVEAAREAMVFFSAVSSILLFVLARRLGAGRITAAAASLVFAVSPLALQYHRTVYIDNVATPWLLAAFVLVLSRRQQLAGFAAAAACLGVAVLSKETYLLALPFLIWLAVRRADKSTRRYTLSVAGAVLVVIGGGYLLLAAVKGELLPGSGRVSLWEGVTYQLGSRAASGSVFDGGSLANDAAAQWWALDPVFIVLGSTAAVVGLFLRRVRPIAAMLVFLLAFMFRPNGYLPVPYVIMLIPFAALLVAYTAERALLSVTGRVRTRTRLSGAARRGLGVTWAVVSAAALVVAVPLWGTQLRGFLFGNLDLPMQQAEQWVGDNVSKSSRLLVDDAMWVDLVDDGFARNNVVWYYKLDTDGAVERQSPNGWKDSDYVITTDSMRTGGNSSADVSQAIRNSTAVASFGTGDQQVEVRRIHSEGLTAAETAITRATDVRKTMGTELASNPALRADDGTKSQFRAGQVDSRAMIALGQVLADQDVRVSRFTPRTGEDGQPFRTVVLHTSDAAGAERVAATFQALSSSFRPSSVERDGERVTVTYAPSDPTTTPTSAS
- a CDS encoding DUF4397 domain-containing protein, translating into MHASAATSSTASTSSASAHGRRTRRRRTLVVGGLAATLVAATVGLAAPQTASAATAEQGWLRVGHLSPDTKGVDVELSSLSGGKTVFELDDVTYGQVSGYEKLPVGTYVLSMRAADAPDSTPVISTDVSVQQGDASTVVAYGTNDDLKTTAFTDDLQQPGDGKAKLRLVQAATTAKEVDVSTSEGTAIAEDAAFGSATKYATVDAGKWTLDVSGSGQRGTAKVDLAGNTVSTLFVLDDSKGDLTVVPVTDAAATAATPAGGVQTGGGGAAADRPVTEAVHTAIATLRSLFR